In Paludibaculum fermentans, the genomic stretch TTGCCGCCGGGCGCTTATGACGCGGACGCGCCCCTCCCGCAACTCCGTGAAACAAACTACCACCAGCCGCTGCAACTGGGATCGGCCGATGATAATCTCCCGCCGCTCGTTCGTGGAGTGGTCATCATCCGAAAAGATCCTGGCCAGAGCATCACCGAATACGGAAGCCGCCTCGGAAAAACTCACCCCGTGCTTCACCAGATTCGCTCGAGCTTTGCGCGGATCCCATTCGAACACCAAGTCTATGGCGTTCTAATCATAGAATAGCGAACGAGCCAGTCGGCGCTATCCTCTCCCTACAGCGTGAACGCCGCCTTCAACACCTTCTCCCGCTCCATCGTCCGCCGCATCACCTCGCGCCACATCTCCGGCAGCACCGCATCCATTGCCAGCAGCCCTTCATAGGTCATCCCGCCCGGCGTGCTGACCTCTTCCAGCATCTCCCGGCCGTCGATGCCCGCCTTTGGCAGATCCGCCGCCGCCCGGACCGTGTCCCACACCAGCGACTCCCATTCCACCAGCGAGATGTCCGGCTGCATCTCGTGCGCCGCCGCCGCCCACTCCGTGCAAAATCGCGCCAGAAACGCAGGTCCGCAGCTCACCACATTCGTCGCTGCCCGGCTTTGCGTCTCCTCAATCTGCTCCGTGCGGCTCAACCGCTCCAGTAGATCCCGCAGATACGCCAGATCCTTCTCCGTGCTCCGCGGACCCGGAATCAGCAGGCTCACCCCGCCGTGCACAAACTGCGTGAACGAGGGAATCACCTTTGCCGTACGGCAGGGCGTCGTCGCCGCCAGCCTTTCCAGCTCCACGATGTTCGAGATGCTCACCAGCAAATGCCGCCCTGTCAGGACCGGCTTCACCTCTTCCAGCACGTGCGCCGTATCGCCCGGCCGCACGCACAGGAACAGCGTCTCGCACTCCTGCCCCAACTCCGCGTTGGTGCCCGTCCGCAGACGCGGATAGTGCAGCTGCAGATCCTCCAACTTCTCTTGAGACCGGTTGCTCGCCCAGATCTCTTCTTCCACCGGACGCTCGGCGCGCAACAGCGCGCGAACCAGCATTGCGCCCATCTTGCCTGTGCCAATGAACCCGATTGCCATGCGAACAGAAGTATACAACCCTCCGCGCTACACTGGAGATGGTTGAGACCTGATGACGAATAGCATCCACGGGACCACTATTTTGGTGGTCCGCCGCAACGGCAAAGTCGTGATGGCCGGAGACGGACAGGTGACCCTGGGCAGCGAGGTGTTGAAGGCGAAAGCCAATAAACTCCGCCGTCTGCACAAGGATAAGATCGTGGCTGGATTCGCCGGCTCCACGGCCGACGCCTTCTCTCTCTTCGCCCGCTTCGAAGCCAAACTCGAACAACACAACGGCAATCTGCCGCGCAGCGCCGTCGAACTTGCCAAGGACTGGCGAACCGACAAAGCGCTGCGGCACCTGGAAGCTCTTCTTCTGGTAGCCGACGCCACCAACATCTATATCCTCAGCGGCAACGGCGACGTCATCGAACCCGATAGCGACTGCATGGCCATCGGCAGCGGCGGACCCTTCGCCCAGGCTGCCGCCCGCGCCCTGCTCGAGAATACGAAACTCACCGCGCGCGAGATCGTCGAGAAAGCCATGATCATCGCCGCCGACACCTGTATCTATACCAACGGCAACATCAGCTATCAGGAGCTCGGCTAAGCATGGTCATCTACCTCCCCGGCGACGCCAATCGCGACGAGCCCCTGCTTGACGAACTCACGCCGCGCCAGATCGTCGCCGCCCTCGATAAGTACGTCATCGGCCAGGCCGACGCCAAACGCGCCATCGCCGTCGCCCTCCGCAATCGCATCCGCCGCCAGAAACTCGATCCCGAAATGGCCGAGGAGGTGATGCCGAAGAACATCCTCATGATCGGCACTACCGGCGTCGGCAAAACCGAACTCGCCCGCCGCCTGGCCAAACTCTCCAACTCGCCCTTCCTCAAAGTGGAAGCCAGCAAGTTCACGGAAGTCGGCTATGTCGGCCGCGACGTCGAATCCATGATCCGCGACCTCGTCGAGGTCGCCATCGACATGGTCCGCGAAGAGAAACTCGAGGAAGTGGCCGACCGCGCCGAAGAGGCCGCCGAAGAACGCCTCCTCGACATCCTGCTGCCGCCTACGCCCGAGCCCAGCGACACCGCGGACAAGACCCGCGACAAAATGCGCGAGAAGCTCCGCGCCGGCCGCCTCGACGAGAAGATCGTTGAGATCGACGTCAAGGACCGCGGCCCGTCCTTTGAAGTCTTCTCCAATACCGGCAACGAAGACATGGACATGAACCTCCGCGAGTTCCTGCCCCAGTTGTTCGGAGGCCGTACCACCAAGCGCAAACTGCGTGTCGCCGAGGCTTTTGAATACCTCACCCAGGAAGAGGAAGGCCGCCTGGTGGACATGGACCAGGTCACCCGCCTCGCCATCGAGCGAGTGGAACGCAACGGCATCCTGTTCCTCGACGAAATTGACAAGATCGCCGGCCGCGAAGGCGGTCACGGCCCCGACGTCTCCCGCGAGGGCGTTCAGCGCGACATCCTCCCCATCGTCGAAGGCACCACGGTCAACACCCGCTACGGCTTCGTCCGCACCGATCACATCCTTTTCATCGCCGCCGGCGCGTTCCATGTCTCCAAACCGTCGGACATGATCCCGGAGCTTCAGGGCCGCTTCCCCATTCGCGTCGAGCTCAAGTCCCTGAACGAGGACGACTTCGTGCGCATCCTCACGGAGCCCAAGAACGCCCTCATCAAGCAGTACACCGCCCTGCTCGAAACCGAAGGCATCCAGCTCGAATTCGGTGAGGATGCCATCCGCGCCATCGCCGGCTTTGCCACCCAGGTGAACGAGTCCAGCGAGAACATCGGCGCGCGCCGCCTTCACACCATCCTCGAGAAACTGCTCGAAGAGATCAGCTTTGAAGGCCCCGATTTGAAGAAGAAGAAGGTCAAGGTGGACGCGGCGTTCGTACGCCGCCAACTGGCCGACATCGTCGCCGACCAGGACCTCAGCCGGTATATCCTGTAATGCGACCGTTCGCCGCCCTTGCAGTCCTGACCCTTGCCCTCGCCGGATGTGGCTATGTCGGCGACCCGAAGCCGCCTGCCCTCAATATCCCCCTGCCTGTGCAGGACTTGCGCGGCGTCCAGCGCGGGGCGAATATCGTCCTCGCCTTCACGCCGAATCCCAGGACGACCGAGGACATCCTGCTCAAGTCCTTTGCCGCCATCGACCTGCGCGCCGGCGAGAACATTCAGGGCGGCTTCGAAGTGAACCGCTGGGCGGATTCGGCTCGCAAAATCCCCGTGGCTGACGCCTCCATCACGCCCCACGAACTCACCATCCCCGTCGACGGGTTCGCCGGCAAGGAGATCATCTTTGCCGTCCGCACCACCGGCCCCAAGGGCCGCTCGTCCGGTTGGTCGAACCTCGTCACCCTGCGCATCGTGCCTACCCTCGCAGTGCCCACCGGACTCTCCATTGTCCCCACGGCCAAAGGCGTCTACCTCGAATGGAAAGAGGAGCATTCCGCCCCCGGCACCGAATGGCGGGTCTGGCGGATGGTGGAAGGCGAAAAGGAACCCACCGTCCTCGGCAATGCCGGCGGCCCTTCCTGGCTCGACTCGAATACCGAATACGGCAAGACTTACGGCTATACCCTGCAGCAGGTCCTGAAGATCAACGAGAAGGAAGAGGCCGAAAGTGAAGTCACGCCCACCCTCTCCCTGAAGTTTGAGGACAAGTTCCCGCCCAGCGTACCCACCGGCCTCACCGCCATCGCCGGCATCAAATCGGTCGACCTCAACTGGGACCGCAACCAGGAAACCGACCTCAAATCCTACATCGTCTTCCGCGCCGAAGGCGCCGGCGCTCTCACCAAAATCGCCGACCTCGGCACCAGCCCCAATTTCAACGACAGCAAGGTCGAGAGCGGCAGGAAGTACCGCTACGCTGTCGCCGCCATCGACGAGCTTGGCAACACCAGCGATCCCAGCGCCGCCGTCGAAATCACCGTACCCTAACCCGAACTGGGGTGACGAACCTGCCCCGGATGTCGCAACATAGTCTTTAATGACGCGCTACGTTCGTATTGCCCGCGAGCCCGCCGTGCCCATGAGCGCACCGGACTCGCATCCCGGCGTCCTCCGCGGAATCCTTCAGGACGATCAGATCCTCCTCGCCGAAGGCCGCACCCTCCCTCTCGCCCAGGCCCGCCTGCTGCCCGCGGTCTCGCCCACCAAAATCGTTTGCGTCGGGCGGAACTATGCGGAACATGCCAAGGAGCTCGGCAACGCCGTGCCAACGGAGCCGCTCATCTTCATGAAGCCTCCGTCTTCGCTGAATGGCCACCTCGGCGCGGTCGTCTACCCCAAAATCTCCCAACTGGTGTCGTTCGAGGGCGAAGTCGGAATCATCATCGGACGGCGCGCCCGCCGCATCAAACAGGAGGAGGCCGACGCCTATATCGCCGGCTATACCATCGTCAATGACATGACGGCGCGTGATCTTCAGAAGAAGGATGGCCAGTGGACCCGCGGCAAAGGATTTGATACCTTTTGTCCCGTCGGGCCGTGCTGGGTTCCTCGCGAAGAGATTGATTTTCAATCACTTCGCGTCACCACCCGGGTGAACGGAGAGGTCAAACAGGATGCTCCCGTCACGGATATGATCTTCAGCGTGGGTGCTATTCTACAGTTCGTAACGGAGTTCATGACGCTCGAGCCGGGTGATCTCATCGCCACTGGCACCCCGCCCGGCGTCGGCCCGGTTCAACCGGGTGATGTGATCCAAGTGGAAGTTCCCGGACTTGGGATCCTCGAAAATTCCATCGTGGCAGAGTAAGTAGTAAGACTTCAGACAGGAGGGGCCGGTATGAAGTTTTTTCTGGACACCGCTAATCTCGATGAATTGAAAAAGGGTGCGGCCTGGGGCGTCGTCGACGGCGTCACCACCAATCCCTCGCTCATCGCGAAAGAAGGCATTCCCTTACAGGAACAGATTCGCAAGATCTGTGAAATTGTCGATGGTCCAATCAGCGCGGAGGTCATCTCCACCGACGTCGATGGCATGTTGCGGGAAGGCCGCGAAGTGGCCAAACTGCACCAGAACATCGTCGTGAAGTGTCCTTTGACCCGGGCCGGCATCCAAGCCTGCTCCACTCTTTCGAAAGAAGGCATCCGCGTCAATGTCACTCTCTGTTTTTCGCCCAGCCAGGCGATTCTGGCCGCGAAAGCCGGAGCATGGTGCGTCAGCCCCTTCGTCGGGCGTCTTGACGACATCGGACTCGAAGGCATGACCCTCATCCGCGACATCTGCAAGATCTACGCCAACTACGGCTACAAAACGCAGGTGCTCGCCGCTTCGCTTCGCTCGCCTCTGCACGTCGTGCAGGCGGCCGAGGCCGGCTCGCACATCGGAACCATGCCCTTCAAGGTACTGGATCAGATGTTCAACCACCCGCTCACCGACAAGGGTCTGGATCAGTTCCTCAAGGACTACGCCAAAGCGTTCCAGGAGGCGCCGGCCGGAAGATAAAGAGTGCTTATTCGAGATCCTCGTTATTTGATCGGACTCATTGCGACGGCGGTCCTGGTTGCCCTGGCCGTCTATGTCATCTTCCAGCGGCGCCTCACGCCGGTGGAGAAGGAGCGCCGTCGCCGCGTCTTCGTCAACCGCAGCCGGCGCACCATTGAGGGCGTCATTACCGAGGCTGGCGAGGATCTCATCTACTATCAATATGAACTGCGAGGCGTGATGTACTCCGCCTCGCAGGACGTCTCCGCCATCCACCCGCTGCTTCCTCTCTTTCCCGATCGGTTGATTGGTCCTGTTAGTGTGAAGTATGATCCGAGAAACCCTGCCAACTCGATAGTTATCTGCGAAGATTGGTCAGGACTCA encodes the following:
- the hslV gene encoding ATP-dependent protease subunit HslV, coding for MTNSIHGTTILVVRRNGKVVMAGDGQVTLGSEVLKAKANKLRRLHKDKIVAGFAGSTADAFSLFARFEAKLEQHNGNLPRSAVELAKDWRTDKALRHLEALLLVADATNIYILSGNGDVIEPDSDCMAIGSGGPFAQAAARALLENTKLTAREIVEKAMIIAADTCIYTNGNISYQELG
- a CDS encoding fibronectin type III domain-containing protein, with protein sequence MRPFAALAVLTLALAGCGYVGDPKPPALNIPLPVQDLRGVQRGANIVLAFTPNPRTTEDILLKSFAAIDLRAGENIQGGFEVNRWADSARKIPVADASITPHELTIPVDGFAGKEIIFAVRTTGPKGRSSGWSNLVTLRIVPTLAVPTGLSIVPTAKGVYLEWKEEHSAPGTEWRVWRMVEGEKEPTVLGNAGGPSWLDSNTEYGKTYGYTLQQVLKINEKEEAESEVTPTLSLKFEDKFPPSVPTGLTAIAGIKSVDLNWDRNQETDLKSYIVFRAEGAGALTKIADLGTSPNFNDSKVESGRKYRYAVAAIDELGNTSDPSAAVEITVP
- a CDS encoding BrnT family toxin; the protein is MFEWDPRKARANLVKHGVSFSEAASVFGDALARIFSDDDHSTNERREIIIGRSQLQRLVVVCFTELREGRVRVISARRQVRQSRDHRKLLEETSCRNDGNKLVLHVMELH
- the fsa gene encoding fructose-6-phosphate aldolase, whose protein sequence is MKFFLDTANLDELKKGAAWGVVDGVTTNPSLIAKEGIPLQEQIRKICEIVDGPISAEVISTDVDGMLREGREVAKLHQNIVVKCPLTRAGIQACSTLSKEGIRVNVTLCFSPSQAILAAKAGAWCVSPFVGRLDDIGLEGMTLIRDICKIYANYGYKTQVLAASLRSPLHVVQAAEAGSHIGTMPFKVLDQMFNHPLTDKGLDQFLKDYAKAFQEAPAGR
- a CDS encoding fumarylacetoacetate hydrolase family protein; its protein translation is MTRYVRIAREPAVPMSAPDSHPGVLRGILQDDQILLAEGRTLPLAQARLLPAVSPTKIVCVGRNYAEHAKELGNAVPTEPLIFMKPPSSLNGHLGAVVYPKISQLVSFEGEVGIIIGRRARRIKQEEADAYIAGYTIVNDMTARDLQKKDGQWTRGKGFDTFCPVGPCWVPREEIDFQSLRVTTRVNGEVKQDAPVTDMIFSVGAILQFVTEFMTLEPGDLIATGTPPGVGPVQPGDVIQVEVPGLGILENSIVAE
- the hslU gene encoding ATP-dependent protease ATPase subunit HslU; translated protein: MVIYLPGDANRDEPLLDELTPRQIVAALDKYVIGQADAKRAIAVALRNRIRRQKLDPEMAEEVMPKNILMIGTTGVGKTELARRLAKLSNSPFLKVEASKFTEVGYVGRDVESMIRDLVEVAIDMVREEKLEEVADRAEEAAEERLLDILLPPTPEPSDTADKTRDKMREKLRAGRLDEKIVEIDVKDRGPSFEVFSNTGNEDMDMNLREFLPQLFGGRTTKRKLRVAEAFEYLTQEEEGRLVDMDQVTRLAIERVERNGILFLDEIDKIAGREGGHGPDVSREGVQRDILPIVEGTTVNTRYGFVRTDHILFIAAGAFHVSKPSDMIPELQGRFPIRVELKSLNEDDFVRILTEPKNALIKQYTALLETEGIQLEFGEDAIRAIAGFATQVNESSENIGARRLHTILEKLLEEISFEGPDLKKKKVKVDAAFVRRQLADIVADQDLSRYIL
- a CDS encoding NAD(P)-binding domain-containing protein, which gives rise to MAIGFIGTGKMGAMLVRALLRAERPVEEEIWASNRSQEKLEDLQLHYPRLRTGTNAELGQECETLFLCVRPGDTAHVLEEVKPVLTGRHLLVSISNIVELERLAATTPCRTAKVIPSFTQFVHGGVSLLIPGPRSTEKDLAYLRDLLERLSRTEQIEETQSRAATNVVSCGPAFLARFCTEWAAAAHEMQPDISLVEWESLVWDTVRAAADLPKAGIDGREMLEEVSTPGGMTYEGLLAMDAVLPEMWREVMRRTMEREKVLKAAFTL